One Rhinolophus sinicus isolate RSC01 linkage group LG06, ASM3656204v1, whole genome shotgun sequence DNA window includes the following coding sequences:
- the ORC1 gene encoding origin recognition complex subunit 1 — MAHYPTRLKSRRTYSWVGRPLLDRKLHYQTYKEMSVTLERCSTESHIQVGQFVLVEGNDNENPYVAKLIELFEDELDLYSKKRARVQWFIRFCEIPVCKQHLLGRKPAEQEIFWYDYPACDSNISVETIIGSVRVVALAPDEVIPMDLKNEKILFVKLSWNEKEFKPLSPELFAELDKLQEGSPRCQKPVGAKTKSIESPSWTTAEHMVKRIESRHSTSKSHLSHPVTPKAKKRLELGSFPRTPNTRISQQTLWTSLDSPKRTKWEKAFSETTSPPKRSQPDALQTLSPALKAPEKTREIRRSYAEENKAASRECHMILRARVPALKTTEISEETTLTPYNRGKRSLVAPFILKPEKIKKSEAKGPDAQDEATSTTHRIRRKSSLLTLNRIRQQLRFLDKGESDQEDGEFLLAAKISYSSNEEEEASTPPLPRRIPDRVSRNLRSSVKLSLQTPSTMPKKTPKPRMPCHATPRIRSRNLAAQEPSSMLEEARLRLHVSAVPESLPCREQEFQDIYNFVESKLLDHTGGCMYISGVPGTGKTATVHEVIHCLQQAAQANGVPPFQYVEVNGMKLTEPHQVYVQILQNLTGQKATANHAAELLAKRFCTQGSSPETTVLLVDELDLLWTKKQDVMYNLFDWPTHKGAQLVVLAIANTMDLPERIMMNRVSSRLGLTRMSFQPYTHSQLQQILVSRLKHLKAFEDDAIQLVARKVAALSGDARRCLDICRRATEICEFSCQKPGSPGLVTIAHLLEAVDEMFSSSYITAIKNSSVLEQSFLRAILAEFRRSGLEEATFQQVYRQHVALCRMEGLPYPTMSETMAVCCHLGSCRLLLVEPSRNDLLLRVRLNVSQNDVLYALKKE; from the exons ATGGCACACTATCCTACAAGGCTGAAGAGCAGACGAACTTATTCATGGGTTGGCAGGCCATTGTTGGATCGCAAACTACACTACCAAACCTACAA AGAAATGAGTGTGACGTTAGAACGTTGTTCCACTGAGAGTCACATCCAAGTTGGACAGTTCGTGTTGGTTGAAGGGAATGATAATGAAAATCCATATGTTGCTAAATTGATTGAGCTGTTTGAAGATG AGTTGGACCTTTATTCCAAGAAACGTGCTCGAGTTCAGTGGTTTATCCGATTCTGTGAAATCCCTGTCTGTAAACAGCATTTGCTGGGTCGGAAGCCTGCGGAACAAGAGATATTCTGGTATGATTACCCTGCTTGTGACAGCAACATTAGTGTCGAGACCATCATTGGCTCTGTGCGGGTAG TAGCTTTAGCCCCAGATGAAGTGATACCTATGgatctgaaaaatgagaagataCTCTTTGTGAAACTATCTTGGAATGAGAAGGAATTCAAACCACTATCCCCAGAACTATTTGCAGAATTGGATAAGCTACAAGAAGGCAGTCCTAGATGCCAGAAGCCCGTGGGAGCCAAGACTAAGAGCATAGAAAGCCCTTCTTGGACCACAGCAGAGCATATGGTCAAAAGGATTGAATCAAGGCACTCCACCTCCAAATCTCACCTGTCTCATCCTGTCACCCCAAAGGCCAAGAAGAGGCTAGAACTTGGCA GTTTCCCTAGGACACCTAATACTAGGATTTCCCAGCAGACTCTGTGGACCTCATTGGATTCTCCCAAAAGAACTAAATGGGAAAAAGCCTTCTCTGAGACCACCTCACCACCTAAGAGGTCTCAGCCTGATGCACTTCAAACCTTGTCTCCAGCTCTGAAAGCCCCAGAGAAAACTAGAGAGATTCGACGCTCTTATGCTGAGGAGAACAAGGCGGCTTCACGTGAATGTCACATGATCCTGAGAGCCCGAGTCCCAGCTTTGAAAACCACAGAGATTAGTGAGGAAACAACACTTACCCCCTATAACAGAGGAAAGAGATCTTTGGTGGCGCCTTTTATTCTGAAACCAGAAAAGATCAAAAAGAG CGAGGCAAAAGGACCAGATGCTCAGGATGAAGCTACCTCTACTACCCACCGTATTCGCAGAAAGAGTTCTCTCTTGACTTTGAATCGGATTAGGCAGCAGCTTCG GTTTTTAGATAAGGGTGAAAGTGACCAAGAAGATGGAGAGTTTCTGCTGGCAGCGAAGATTTCATACTCTAGTAACGAGGAGGAAGAGGCTTCCACGCCTCCCCTTCCAAGGAGAATACCAGATCGCGTGTCCAGGAACCTACGCTCTTCTGTGAAGTTGTCCTTACAGACCCCCTCCACGATGCCAAAGAAAACT CCCAAGCCTAGAATGCCATGTCATGCCACTCCCCGGATCCGCAGCCGAAACCTGGCTGCCCAAGAGCCATCAAGCATGTTGGAGGAGGCCCGGCTGAG GCTGCATGTTTCTGCGGTACCTGAGTCTCTTCCCTGTCGGGAACAGGAATTCCAAGATATCTACAACTTTGTGGAAAGCAAACTCCTTGATCATACTGGAGG GTGCATGTACATCTCCGGGGTCCCTGGGACAGGGAAGACCGCCACTGTGCATGAGGTGATACACTGCCTTCAGCAGGCAGCGCAAGCAAACGGTGTTCCTCCCTTTCAATACGTTGAAGTCAACGGCATGAAGCTGACGGAGCCTCACCAAGTCTACGTGCAAATCCTGCAG AATCTGACAGGCCAAAAGGCAACAGCTAACCATGCAGCAGAACTGCTGGCAAAGCGATTTTGCACCCAAGGGTCCTCTCCGGAAACCACTGTGCTGCTTGTGGATGAG CTCGACCTTCTGTGGACTAAGAAACAAGACGTGATGTACAATCTCTTTGACTGGCCCACTCACAAGGGGGCCCAGCTTGTGGTCCTGGCCATCGCCAACACCATGGACCTGCCAGAGCGCATCATGATGAACCGGGTGTCCAGCCGACTG GGTCTCACCAGGATGTCCTTCCAGCCCTATACTCACAGCCAGCTGCAGCAGATCCTAGTGTCTCGACTCAAACATTTAAAGGCCTTTGAGGATGATGCCATCCAGTTGGTAGCCAGGAAG GTAGCAGCTCTTTCTGGAGATGCACGACGCTGCCTGGACATTTGTAGGCGTGCCACAGAGATCTGCGAGTTCTCCTGCCAGAAGCCTGGCTCCCCTGGCCTGGTCACCATAGCCCACTTACTGGAAGCAGTAGATGAAATGTTTTCATCGTCGTATATTACTGCCATCAA aaattccTCTGTTCTGGAACAGAGCTTCTTGAGAGCCATCCTTGCAGAGTTCCGTCGATCAGGACTGGAGGAAGCAACATTTCAGCAG GTATACAGGCAGCACGTGGCACTGTGCAGGATGGAGGGACTCCCGTACCCCACCATGTCAGAGACAATGGCAGTGTGCTGTCATCTGGGTTCCTGCCGCCTCCTCCTCGTGGAGCCCAGCAGGAACGACCTGCTTCTTCGTGTGCGGCTCAATGTCAGCCAGAATGATGTGTTGTATGCACTGAAAAAAGAGTGA
- the CC2D1B gene encoding coiled-coil and C2 domain-containing protein 1B, producing MPGPRPRKGPQASGQGVAAAKQLGLFVEFRPEDMLLGTEETEDDGDLEAELLALTGEVGTTGRKPAPKGQGPLPMAHIEKLAADCMRDEEEEEEDEGLEEDADLLSELQEVLGADEDAGPLADDETASCDGSEKGQENMEPPVQTALLTAPVPAAQVGGPQGLQALLEDRIHNYQQAAANAKEAGEAAKARRCERGLKMLESQLAAVRKGKKINEDEIPPPVASGKKPLAPQETANRSPEADPPAPPTVEPDVSQPEMSLLGSPGISAPPDSDPDPRALLLVRQREYKVAALNAKRAGDLDRARELMRIGKRFGAVLEALEKGDPVDLSAMPPAPEDLKPLSQPSKALRVPSIVPPAVERVQQVMAPDTPITPVAHPEPQTVLDALQQRLNKYREAGIQARGSGDERKARMHERIAKQYQDAIRAHRAGRKVDFAELPVPPGFPPIPGVEPTAGTEEDAVAATLAAAQKLAASEDTAPAEEDEDEDESAAQAPVAKKPAQPLVPSSRPLPQPKASSSKESLNPSVREQLTLLEARKLQYQRAALQAKRGQDLEKAKAHLRVAKCLEAQIIQVRAGRAIDLSKVPSPLTDEEGDFILIHHEDLRLSQKAEEVYTQLQKMLLEQQEKCLLFSKQFMHQGNVAETTRFEKLAHDRKKQLEILQLAQAQGLDPPSHHFELKTFQTVRIFSELNSTEMHLVIVRGMNLPAPPGVTPDDLDAFVRFEFHYPNSDQAQKSKTAVVKNTNSPEFDQLFKLNINRNHRGFRRVIQSKGIKFEIFHKGSFFRSDKLVGTAHLKLERLENECEIREILEVVDGRKPTGGKLEVKVRLREPLSGQDVQMVTENWLVLEPRGL from the exons ATGCCAGGGCCAAGACCTCGGAAGGGCCCTCAGGCCAGCGGCCAGGGTGTGGCAGCTGCCAAGCAG CTGGGGCTTTTTGTGGAATTCCGCCCTGAGGACATGCTGCTGGGGACGGAGGAGACTGAAGATGATGGAGACCTGGAGGCTGAGCTGCTGGCCCTCACTGGGGAAGTAGGAACCACAGGCAGGAAGCCAGCACCCAAGGGACAGG GCCCCTTGCCTATGGCCCACATCGAGAAGTTGGCGGCAGACTGTATGcgggatgaggaggaggaggaggaggatgaagggCTGGAGGAGGACGCAGACTTGTTG AGCGAGCTGCAGGAGGTCCTGGGTGCAGATGAGGATGCTGGGCCCCTGGCTGACGATGAGACAGCCAGCTGTGATGGCTCTGAGAAGGGACAGGAAAACATGGAACCCCCGGTGCAGACAGCTCTCCTAACAGCTCCAGTCCCAGCGGCTCAG GTTGGAGGGCCTCAGGGGCTGCAGGCTCTGCTGGAGGATCGGATCCATAACTATCAGCAGGCTGCGGCCAACGCCAAGGAGGCAGGGGAAGCCGCCAAAGCCAGGCGCTGTGAGCGTGGCCTGAAG ATGCTAGAGTCCCAGCTGGCTGCTGTGAGGAAAGGCAAGAAGATCAATGAGGATGAGATTCCACCTCCAGTGGCCTCGGGCAAGAAGCCCCTGGCCCCGCAGGAAACAGCCAACAGGAGTCCTGAGGCAGaccccccagctcctcccaccGTGGAGCCAG ACGTTTCTCAGCCTGAGATGAGCCTCTTGGGCAGTCCTGGCATTTCTGCCCCACCTGATTCAGACCCAGACCCACGGGCCCTGTTGTTGGTCCGACAGAGAGAGTACAAAGTGGCTGCCCTGAATGCCAAGCGGGCTGGAGACCTAGACCGTGCCCGAGAGCTCATGAGGATTGGGAAG AGATTTGGTGCCGTCCTGGAGGCCCTGGAGAAGGGGGATCCTGTGGACCTCAGTGCCATGCCCCCAGCACCCGAGG ACCTGAAGCCCCTCTCACAGCCTTCCAAGGCCCTCAGAGTACCTTCAATCGTACCCCCAGCAGTGGAGCGAGTACAGCAAGTGATGGCCCCTGATACCCCCATAACCCCAG TGGCCCATCCTGAGCCACAGACGGTGCTAGACGCCCTGCAACAGAGGCTGAACAAGTACCGTGAGGCAGGCATCCAGGCCCGGGGCAGTGGGGATGAGCGCAAGGCCCGGATGCACGAGCGCATTGCCAAG cAATATCAAGATGCCATTCGAGCACACCGAGCAGGACGGAAAGTTGATTTTGCTGAGTTGCCTGTTCCTCCGG GATTCCCCCCCATCCCCGGTGTGGAGCCCACTGCAGGCACTGAGGAGGATGCAGTGGCAGCGACTTTAGCAGCTGCTCAGAAGCTGGCCGCCTCGGAGGATACAGCCCCAGCAGAGGAAGATGAGGATGAG GATGAGTCTGCAGCCCAGGCCCCAGTGGCCAAGAAGCCAGCACAACCTCTAGTCCCTTCATCCCGGCCCCTGCCTCAGCCTAAGGCCTCGAGTTCTAAGGAGTCACTGAATCCATCTG TGCGGGAACAGCTGACACTGCTAGAAGCACGGAAACTGCAGTACCAGCGGGCAGCCCTGCAGGCCAAGCGAGGCCAGGACCTGGAAAAGGCCAAAGCTCATCTGCGGGTGGCCAAATGCCTTGAGGCTCAGATCATCCAGGTCCGAGCCGGCCGAGCTATAGACCTCTCCAAG GTGCCTTCACCCTTGACGGATGAGGAGGGTGACTTCATCCTCATTCACCATGAGGACCTGCGACTCTCCCAGAAGGCTGAGGAAGTGTACACCCAGCTACAAAAAATGCTTCTGGAGCAACAGGAG AAGTGTCTGCTGTTCTCCAAGCAGTTCATGCACCAGGGCAATGTGGCTGAGACTACACG GTTTGAGAAACTTGCTCATGACCGCAAGAAGCAGCTTGAGATCCTGCAGCTGGCCCAGGCGCAAGGCCTCGACCCTCCTAGCCACCACTTTGAGTTGAAGACGTTCCAGACTGTGAG GATCTTCTCAGAACTCAACAGCACAGAAATGCATCTGGTCATTGTTCGGGGAATGAacctcccagcccctccag GGGTGACCCCTGATGACTTGGATGCTTTTGTACGGTTTGAGTTCCACTACCCTAACTCG GACCAGgctcaaaaaagcaaaacagctGTGGTGAAGAACACAAACTCTCCAG AATTTGATCAACTCTTCAAACTAAACATCAACCGAAACCACCGGGGCTTCAGGAGGGTGATCCAAAGCAAAGGAATCAAATTTGAAATCTTCCACAAAGG ATCCTTCTTCAGAAGTGACAAGCTGGTTGGCACAGCCCACCTGAAACTGGAGCGGCTGGAGAATGAGTGTGAGATCAGAGAGATTTTGGAG GTCGTGGACGGAAGGAAGCCCACTGGGGGCAAGCTGGAGGTGAAGGTGAGGCTGCGGGAGCCTCTGAGTGGCCAGGATGTGCAGATGGTCACCGAGAACTGGCTGGTCCTGGAGCCCAGGGGCCTGTGA